From Synoicihabitans lomoniglobus, the proteins below share one genomic window:
- a CDS encoding PDZ domain-containing protein, which produces MMKNRPRWMAVTLLLVVIAFRASAQSNLPALPDLMDERLQSIVAIEFTIEHEVDRTVNFAYGVVIDRQGTVILESNAISDRATPEQLVDFRVYRPDAPTTRYSTAEYLGQDGYTTWHFVRIGDEGRGGLRPITDFLPRSGYVIPRVAEEVWGIGLREKDEDFRPYYLGSRVSLVQELPQLTGIALQDVAGRGLPVFNRAGEFLGLGASGFGERVVIYSQRRRGEMSVLINPEECAAFRLASEVLLAVDRIPDNPYGRPLPWFGVDGIDPVDPEVAEFLGLGAGTGLVISEILTGSPAEAAGLLPRDILIALDGVPLPRLKPDAVVTAFLQRDILRRRPGSEVTLTVLRDRAQLDLPLQLADAPKTPKEAEREYFESLGLTIRETVYSDVVARREDPTQLDGVIAHFVNPSSPVGTAGLQYDDWIKEIDGEPITSFIQARDLLTAVKDSGRPEIVILVSRGGKTSVLRVKLQ; this is translated from the coding sequence ATGATGAAAAATCGCCCCCGCTGGATGGCCGTCACGTTGCTGCTGGTCGTCATCGCTTTTCGCGCTTCCGCCCAATCGAATCTGCCCGCCTTGCCCGATTTGATGGACGAGCGTCTGCAGTCCATCGTCGCCATCGAATTCACCATCGAGCACGAAGTGGATCGCACGGTCAATTTCGCCTACGGGGTGGTGATCGACCGGCAGGGCACGGTCATTTTGGAGTCCAACGCGATCAGCGATCGGGCGACGCCGGAGCAGTTGGTGGATTTTCGCGTCTACCGGCCCGACGCGCCGACCACGCGGTATTCGACCGCCGAATACCTGGGGCAGGATGGTTACACCACCTGGCACTTCGTGCGGATCGGTGACGAAGGGCGTGGCGGATTGCGCCCCATCACCGACTTTCTTCCGCGCAGCGGGTATGTAATTCCGCGGGTGGCGGAGGAAGTGTGGGGCATCGGACTGCGGGAGAAGGACGAGGATTTCCGACCCTATTACCTCGGTTCACGCGTGAGTCTCGTGCAGGAGCTGCCGCAGTTGACCGGCATCGCGCTGCAGGATGTGGCCGGCCGCGGCCTGCCCGTATTCAATCGCGCGGGCGAGTTTCTGGGGTTGGGCGCTTCGGGCTTCGGCGAGCGCGTGGTGATTTATTCGCAGCGGCGGCGCGGTGAAATGTCGGTGCTGATCAATCCCGAGGAATGCGCGGCGTTTCGGCTGGCTTCGGAAGTGTTGCTCGCGGTGGACCGGATTCCCGACAATCCCTATGGCCGTCCGTTGCCGTGGTTTGGCGTGGATGGCATTGATCCGGTCGACCCCGAGGTCGCGGAATTTCTGGGTTTGGGCGCCGGCACGGGCCTGGTGATTTCGGAGATTCTCACCGGTAGTCCGGCGGAAGCGGCGGGACTGTTGCCGCGGGATATTTTGATCGCGCTGGACGGCGTGCCGTTGCCTCGGCTGAAGCCCGATGCGGTGGTGACGGCGTTTCTGCAACGCGATATCCTGCGTCGTCGACCCGGTTCGGAAGTCACCTTGACCGTGCTGCGCGATCGCGCGCAGTTGGATCTGCCACTGCAGCTGGCCGATGCGCCCAAAACCCCCAAGGAGGCGGAACGGGAGTATTTCGAGTCTTTGGGGCTGACGATTCGGGAAACGGTTTACAGCGACGTGGTGGCCCGCCGGGAAGACCCGACCCAACTCGACGGCGTGATCGCCCATTTTGTGAACCCCAGCAGTCCGGTCGGCACCGCCGGACTCCAATACGATGACTGGATCAAGGAGATCGATGGTGAGCCCATCACTTCGTTTATCCAAGCCCGGGACTTGCTGACCGCCGTCAAAGACAGCGGTCGTCCGGAAATCGTGATTCTGGTGAGCCGCGGCGGCAAGACGTCCGTTTTGCGCGTGAAATTACAATGA
- a CDS encoding trypsin-like peptidase domain-containing protein, which translates to MMRLLGLLMLSWGSASASFSQTEPGFKRLLDAVVRIDVREYAYEAGAKRFTSGVGSGVIVSADGLILTNAHVVGPRAVEINVTLANLERVGAALVGWDHWTDLALLRLDAAELKRKGFTLTVGQFGDSESLYPGQTVFAVGTPHGLTRTVTRGIISNPRRFFSDSRGVRGYETGLFNTWLQTDAAINPGNSGGPLVDESGAVVGINSRGYLGADNLAFAIPSATAKEVVEGLERDGKITRSYIGIVPGALQDLEGFYNLELNTGMLINSVDPGSPAAEAGLRGGDILLEIDGVAVDGRFPEQLPPIQHLIATQPVGTSIAMRVKRGSTTEAFNVVTEQLVSRVGEEGVLEKWGLSVREVSRAYARENQLPNASGVLVIGVQRGFPAAVAGLAAGDVITEINDLPVDSLAVTQAAEDAYVADPQRVLIEARRKFRVSLYILKP; encoded by the coding sequence ATGATGCGACTCCTTGGATTGCTAATGCTCTCCTGGGGATCGGCTTCGGCGTCTTTTTCGCAGACGGAGCCCGGGTTTAAACGACTGCTCGATGCCGTGGTGCGCATTGACGTGCGCGAGTATGCCTATGAGGCGGGCGCGAAACGCTTCACCAGTGGGGTCGGTTCGGGCGTCATCGTGTCAGCGGATGGTCTGATCCTCACCAATGCCCATGTGGTCGGTCCGCGGGCGGTTGAAATCAATGTCACCCTCGCCAATTTGGAGCGCGTGGGCGCGGCGTTGGTGGGCTGGGATCACTGGACGGATCTGGCCCTGTTGCGACTCGATGCCGCCGAACTTAAGCGCAAGGGGTTCACGCTGACGGTGGGGCAGTTTGGGGATTCGGAGTCACTTTATCCTGGTCAGACCGTTTTTGCGGTGGGCACGCCGCACGGTCTTACCCGCACGGTGACGCGGGGGATCATCTCCAACCCGCGCCGTTTTTTCTCTGATTCGCGAGGTGTGCGCGGTTACGAGACCGGATTGTTCAACACGTGGCTCCAAACCGATGCCGCGATCAACCCCGGTAACAGCGGGGGCCCGCTCGTCGATGAGTCCGGAGCCGTGGTCGGCATCAACTCGCGCGGTTATCTCGGGGCGGATAATCTGGCCTTTGCGATTCCGTCGGCGACCGCGAAAGAGGTGGTGGAGGGGTTGGAACGCGATGGTAAGATCACGCGCAGTTATATCGGGATCGTGCCCGGTGCATTGCAGGACCTGGAAGGGTTTTATAACTTGGAGCTCAATACCGGCATGTTGATCAACAGCGTCGATCCAGGGTCGCCGGCCGCCGAGGCCGGGCTCCGCGGCGGCGACATTTTGTTGGAAATCGACGGGGTGGCGGTCGATGGGCGTTTCCCCGAGCAATTGCCTCCGATCCAGCACTTGATCGCGACCCAACCGGTCGGCACGTCGATCGCGATGCGGGTCAAACGGGGTAGCACCACCGAAGCGTTCAACGTCGTGACTGAACAATTGGTCAGCCGGGTGGGCGAAGAAGGCGTGTTGGAAAAATGGGGGCTCAGCGTGCGCGAGGTCTCGCGGGCTTATGCTCGTGAAAACCAACTCCCCAATGCCTCCGGGGTGTTGGTCATCGGTGTGCAACGCGGGTTCCCGGCGGCGGTCGCCGGACTGGCGGCGGGCGACGTGATCACCGAGATCAACGATCTGCCGGTCGATTCGCTGGCGGTCACGCAAGCCGCCGAGGATGCCTATGTCGCCGACCCGCAACGGGTGCTCATCGAAGCACGCCGCAAATTCCGGGTGTCTCTCTACATTTTAAAACCATGA
- the leuS gene encoding leucine--tRNA ligase, whose protein sequence is MATHSKDYDFSSIEPRWQSFWAENGAFRAEDASPKPKYYVLDMFPYPSGAGLHIGHPEGYTGTDILCRYKRAQGFNVLHPIGWDAFGLPAEQHAVKTGTHPATNTAANIDNFRRQIKALGFSYDWEREINTTDPHYFKWTQWIFLQLFERGLAYVDERPVWWCPALKTVLANEEVVDGKSERGNHPVERRALRQWVLKITAYAERLLADLKHVDWPDSTKRMQEAWIGRSEGAEVRFGLENTGLDDLVVFTTRPDTLFGATFMVLAPEHPYVDSLTSPEQRDAVEAYRKQAAAKSDLERTDLAKDKSGVFSGAFAVNPANGQRVPIWIADYVLMGYGTGAIMAVPAHDERDFEFATKYKIPVVQVIEPADHSGNGEGHPELPYVGDGNLVHSDGYSGLSWREAKQKITADLEARGKGKPTINYKLRDWLFSRQRYWGEPIPIAWVNRADYETIAASGQVMLPAEPVSYEADGTTHYAVPVPASTLPLELPEVESYLPSDSGESPLANATSWVDIWFNPATGASAPKTSDRPTDGTWFAARRETNTMPQWAGSCWYYLRYLDPKNSAAIASPEALQYWGAPDLYVGGAEHAVLHLLYARFWHKVLFDIGLLPFDEPFQKLFHQGIILGEDGEKMSKSRGNVVSPDTIIASHGADSLRLFLMFLGPLDAMKPWNPQGIEGVHRFLLKVWRELVDAEGAASTKVTDAAGSEPEELTTLLHATIKKVGEDIEALRFNTAISQMMIFANALQKSPAISRDSARAFVQLLAPFAPHIGEELWGILGGPPPVQATPWPNYEASLLETQTQKLVVQINGKRRGEITLSKDADEEAAMKAARELDNISGHLEAGTIRRVVYVRGRILNIVIA, encoded by the coding sequence ATGGCAACGCATAGCAAAGATTACGACTTTTCCTCCATAGAGCCCCGCTGGCAATCCTTCTGGGCAGAAAACGGAGCGTTTCGGGCCGAGGACGCGTCACCGAAACCCAAATACTACGTGCTCGACATGTTTCCCTATCCTTCCGGAGCGGGACTGCACATCGGCCACCCGGAGGGCTACACCGGCACGGATATTTTGTGCCGCTACAAGCGGGCCCAGGGCTTCAATGTGCTCCACCCCATCGGCTGGGATGCGTTCGGCCTGCCGGCCGAACAGCACGCCGTGAAAACCGGCACGCACCCGGCGACCAACACCGCCGCCAACATCGATAACTTTCGCCGGCAGATCAAAGCGCTGGGGTTTTCCTATGACTGGGAACGCGAGATCAACACGACTGATCCGCACTACTTCAAGTGGACCCAATGGATCTTCCTGCAACTCTTCGAACGCGGCCTCGCCTACGTTGACGAGCGCCCGGTGTGGTGGTGCCCGGCATTGAAAACCGTCCTGGCCAACGAAGAGGTCGTCGACGGCAAATCCGAACGCGGCAACCACCCCGTCGAGCGGCGGGCTCTGCGCCAATGGGTCCTGAAAATCACCGCCTATGCGGAGCGTTTGCTCGCCGACCTGAAGCACGTCGACTGGCCCGACTCCACCAAACGCATGCAGGAAGCGTGGATCGGTCGCAGCGAAGGCGCCGAAGTCCGCTTCGGTCTCGAGAACACCGGCCTCGATGATCTGGTCGTGTTCACAACCCGCCCCGACACGCTCTTCGGCGCGACCTTCATGGTGCTCGCCCCTGAGCATCCCTACGTCGATTCACTCACCAGTCCGGAACAGCGCGACGCCGTGGAGGCCTACCGCAAACAAGCCGCCGCCAAGAGCGATTTGGAACGCACCGATCTCGCCAAGGATAAGTCCGGTGTGTTTTCGGGTGCTTTTGCCGTCAATCCCGCCAACGGCCAACGCGTGCCGATCTGGATCGCCGATTACGTGCTCATGGGCTACGGCACCGGCGCGATCATGGCCGTGCCCGCGCACGATGAGCGCGATTTCGAATTCGCTACGAAATACAAAATTCCGGTCGTGCAAGTCATCGAACCGGCCGACCATTCCGGCAACGGCGAAGGCCATCCCGAATTGCCCTACGTGGGTGATGGCAACCTCGTCCACTCCGACGGCTATAGCGGCCTGTCATGGCGTGAAGCCAAACAGAAAATCACCGCCGATCTCGAAGCGCGCGGCAAAGGCAAGCCGACCATCAACTACAAGCTGCGCGACTGGTTGTTCTCCCGCCAACGTTATTGGGGTGAACCCATCCCCATCGCCTGGGTCAACCGGGCCGACTACGAAACCATTGCCGCCTCCGGTCAGGTGATGTTGCCGGCCGAACCCGTTTCTTACGAGGCCGATGGCACCACGCATTACGCCGTTCCCGTTCCCGCCTCAACCCTGCCCTTGGAATTGCCCGAGGTGGAGTCCTACCTCCCCAGCGACAGTGGCGAAAGCCCGCTGGCCAATGCCACGAGCTGGGTCGACATCTGGTTCAATCCGGCGACCGGTGCATCCGCGCCCAAAACGTCGGACCGCCCCACTGATGGGACATGGTTCGCCGCCCGGCGCGAGACCAACACCATGCCGCAATGGGCCGGCTCGTGTTGGTATTACCTGCGTTACCTGGATCCTAAAAACTCCGCGGCGATCGCCAGCCCGGAAGCATTGCAATATTGGGGAGCCCCCGATCTCTATGTCGGCGGTGCCGAACACGCCGTGTTGCACCTGCTCTACGCTCGTTTTTGGCACAAGGTGCTCTTCGACATCGGTCTGCTGCCCTTCGACGAACCATTTCAAAAACTGTTTCACCAAGGTATCATTCTCGGTGAGGACGGCGAAAAAATGTCCAAAAGCCGCGGCAACGTCGTCAGCCCGGACACGATCATCGCGTCCCACGGTGCCGACAGTCTGCGCCTCTTCCTGATGTTCCTCGGTCCCCTGGACGCCATGAAACCGTGGAACCCTCAGGGCATCGAAGGCGTGCATCGCTTCCTGCTCAAAGTGTGGCGGGAGTTGGTCGATGCCGAAGGCGCCGCCAGCACCAAGGTCACCGATGCCGCCGGCTCCGAGCCGGAGGAATTGACCACCCTCCTGCATGCGACGATCAAGAAAGTCGGCGAAGACATCGAAGCCCTGCGTTTCAACACGGCGATCTCTCAAATGATGATCTTCGCCAACGCCTTGCAAAAATCTCCCGCCATCAGCCGGGACTCCGCTCGAGCGTTTGTGCAATTGCTGGCGCCGTTTGCTCCGCACATCGGCGAAGAGTTGTGGGGCATACTCGGTGGCCCTCCTCCCGTTCAGGCCACGCCATGGCCGAATTACGAAGCGTCACTCCTGGAGACCCAGACTCAAAAGCTGGTGGTGCAAATCAACGGGAAGCGCCGCGGGGAGATCACCCTCTCCAAAGATGCCGACGAAGAGGCCGCCATGAAAGCCGCCCGCGAACTGGACAATATCTCCGGTCATCTCGAAGCCGGCACCATCCGCCGGGTCGTTTACGTGAGGGGGCGGATTTTGAATATTGTTATTGCATAG
- a CDS encoding surface lipoprotein assembly modifier — translation MTISAINRTKFWLLCGLVASSAIPAHAIVRWNQGKDQVFVRGSVSVTWDTNIFASAAGGEDYVYSGQVGLDYRRHAGLIGVNASANVNFSEFSSNTTENFKNPDFSLEFNKNTGRTTGTLGLNFKKSTRADPTVNLRTDSYVYGANLKFKYPVSERHSLAGGLGWNKQDYTDNNQFVDNTSSTLSADWFYVLSPTRDIFGGYRLRSTDTSRLTSYLDHSFTAGVSGRILPGLNGTARVGYQVRNASGATAENYTGYNAAISASWSFTRKLALSAQIAEDFNLTSTDLSTDSLTASLNLQYARSAKLNMGVGVSGGINKFLGIAGGGREDTFASAYARVSYTFSERLRLGLVYSYFINWSTLPFADFDRQSLTFDASSQF, via the coding sequence ATGACCATCTCTGCCATCAACCGCACCAAATTCTGGTTACTTTGTGGACTGGTTGCCTCCAGCGCCATTCCCGCTCACGCCATCGTGCGGTGGAATCAGGGCAAAGACCAAGTCTTCGTGCGCGGCAGTGTTTCCGTCACCTGGGACACCAACATCTTCGCTTCGGCGGCGGGTGGTGAGGACTATGTCTACTCCGGCCAAGTGGGATTAGACTACCGGCGGCATGCCGGACTGATCGGCGTCAACGCATCCGCCAACGTCAATTTTTCGGAGTTTTCGAGTAACACCACCGAGAACTTCAAGAACCCGGATTTCTCGTTGGAGTTTAACAAAAACACCGGTCGCACCACTGGCACGTTGGGCCTTAATTTCAAAAAATCGACCCGGGCCGACCCCACAGTCAACTTGCGCACCGACTCTTACGTTTACGGCGCCAACTTGAAATTCAAATACCCGGTCTCCGAACGGCATTCTTTGGCCGGGGGGCTGGGATGGAACAAACAGGACTATACCGACAACAACCAATTTGTAGACAACACCAGTTCGACCCTATCCGCCGACTGGTTTTACGTCCTGTCCCCCACCCGTGATATTTTTGGCGGTTATCGCCTTCGTTCCACCGATACCTCGCGATTGACCTCCTACTTGGATCATTCGTTCACCGCGGGTGTCTCGGGCCGTATTCTCCCCGGACTCAATGGCACTGCCCGCGTCGGCTATCAGGTGCGCAACGCCTCGGGCGCGACCGCTGAAAATTACACCGGTTATAACGCGGCGATTTCGGCGAGCTGGAGTTTCACCCGCAAGTTGGCGCTTAGCGCGCAAATCGCGGAAGACTTCAATCTCACGTCCACCGACTTGTCGACCGACTCGCTCACCGCCAGTCTGAATCTCCAATACGCTCGTTCCGCGAAGCTCAACATGGGCGTTGGCGTCAGTGGCGGTATCAACAAATTTCTGGGCATTGCGGGCGGCGGCCGGGAAGATACCTTTGCTTCAGCCTATGCGAGAGTTTCCTACACCTTCTCGGAACGCCTGCGGTTGGGTCTCGTCTATTCCTATTTCATCAATTGGTCGACGCTCCCGTTTGCCGATTTCGATCGTCAATCGCTTACGTTTGACGCCAGCTCACAATTTTAA
- a CDS encoding polysaccharide biosynthesis/export family protein has product MTQISPAQPAPAAFRPGPNSRAITYIIALTDRLRVAIFQEDDLSIISRVNAKGEVNLPLVGPVRVVGLTVEAAQDAIERAYQDGRFLRKPQVTISVEEYAAREVIVQGQVVSPGRVSLPIESGMTVLDAITKSGGFTDLAKGRAVTVTRTNPDGTKSVSTIDVQSAMVGKESASESEASMLLLPDDIVFVPMKFL; this is encoded by the coding sequence TTGACGCAAATTTCACCGGCCCAACCAGCTCCCGCGGCCTTTCGCCCGGGGCCCAATAGTCGCGCCATCACCTATATCATCGCCCTGACCGATCGACTGCGGGTGGCGATCTTCCAAGAGGATGACCTTTCGATCATTTCCCGGGTAAACGCCAAGGGTGAAGTCAATCTGCCGCTCGTCGGTCCGGTCCGCGTGGTGGGCCTTACGGTGGAAGCGGCCCAGGATGCCATCGAGCGTGCCTACCAGGATGGTCGCTTTCTGCGCAAACCCCAGGTGACCATTTCGGTCGAAGAATACGCCGCCCGCGAAGTTATCGTGCAAGGGCAAGTCGTCTCGCCGGGGCGGGTTTCATTGCCGATTGAGTCGGGAATGACCGTGCTCGATGCCATCACGAAATCCGGTGGTTTCACCGACTTGGCCAAAGGTCGTGCCGTCACGGTTACTCGCACCAACCCCGATGGCACCAAATCTGTTTCCACCATTGATGTGCAAAGTGCCATGGTCGGCAAAGAAAGTGCTAGCGAATCGGAAGCCTCCATGCTTCTGCTACCGGACGACATCGTATTCGTCCCGATGAAGTTCCTCTAA
- a CDS encoding GumC family protein has translation MSEPEENSPPRPKNPVDEQLSERRTLRDYAIILRERFWIALPLALLVSIGLGYQRAKEVPMYQSTATMRFEKPDTTIEGRSFDQAPNTAIDLNTYLQELASDQMRNRVIRSLTPEEVRILQRPYLADLEPGQEPPSVGAALGSLSVGDIRDSFIIRVGITHRDPEATALVANRFVSEFMRYLFDRRFDKTNNAAVFLEQRAETLRIEAEQAEGLLRDYQRKHNLMSLDNSTNLVRNRLVQADEARTSARLTRIRVEELLNQIERFKQQGRDMLEISYIAEHGTVKGLSNQLSELRKNESILAERYLERHPRMIVVGNEIAVTQRQLDEAINLAIADLRSTVAEARTSEQAMQQEFDVAEAEQRRLKDLEAEYSSLKNQADIARNNFVQITQRMQEVQTERRIESVPVHPLDNAQIPGAPYSPNISGIIKSSVMIFILVFVGVAVGLSFIDDRVKSAWDVEHFIGANLLGIIPDLNTLKDEEKYSLVLENRQVPGTESFLSVYSAAKIHSKLDFPKSILITSTIPGEGKTLVSCNLAGGFARHGRKTLLIDCDLRRPMLHRHFQMENDKGIITWSESGGELGESAADNSELGIVRVGENLDLLRSGGRSRIPTELLESKAFVQLLDRLQKEYELIVIDSPPLGAVTDSLLIAEHADEVIYVCRFNRAYRKHIRQYVTALKNAKRELLGIVLNGLSPRRIEYYSNYRYYRSYKKYYGAET, from the coding sequence ATGTCAGAACCTGAAGAAAATTCTCCTCCCCGACCGAAGAACCCGGTCGACGAGCAACTGAGTGAACGGCGAACGCTGCGCGATTACGCCATCATTCTGCGCGAACGGTTTTGGATCGCCCTCCCCCTCGCCTTGTTGGTGTCCATCGGATTGGGCTATCAGCGAGCCAAAGAGGTCCCCATGTATCAGTCGACCGCGACCATGCGGTTCGAAAAACCGGATACCACCATCGAAGGCCGGAGCTTCGACCAAGCGCCCAACACCGCCATCGATCTCAATACCTACCTGCAGGAACTGGCCAGCGATCAGATGCGCAACCGCGTCATCCGCTCCCTCACTCCCGAAGAGGTGCGCATCCTCCAGCGACCGTATTTGGCCGATCTGGAGCCCGGTCAGGAGCCTCCCTCCGTGGGAGCTGCGCTGGGCAGCCTGAGCGTGGGCGATATCCGGGACAGCTTTATCATTCGCGTGGGCATTACCCATCGCGACCCCGAAGCCACCGCCCTCGTGGCCAATCGCTTCGTCAGCGAATTCATGCGCTACCTGTTTGATCGCCGTTTCGACAAGACGAACAACGCCGCCGTGTTTCTCGAACAACGGGCCGAAACATTGCGCATCGAAGCCGAGCAAGCGGAGGGCCTACTCCGTGATTACCAGAGAAAGCACAACCTGATGTCATTGGACAACAGCACGAACTTGGTTCGCAATCGGCTGGTTCAGGCGGATGAAGCCCGCACGTCGGCCCGCCTGACGCGCATCCGGGTGGAAGAGCTTTTGAACCAAATTGAGCGGTTTAAACAACAAGGCCGCGACATGCTGGAGATTTCCTACATCGCCGAACACGGCACGGTGAAGGGACTGAGCAATCAACTTTCCGAACTGCGCAAAAACGAATCCATTCTGGCCGAGCGCTACCTGGAACGTCATCCGCGCATGATCGTGGTGGGCAACGAAATTGCCGTCACCCAGCGACAATTGGATGAGGCCATCAATCTCGCCATCGCCGACTTGCGTTCGACCGTCGCCGAAGCCCGAACTTCCGAACAAGCCATGCAACAGGAGTTCGATGTCGCCGAAGCCGAACAACGTCGGCTCAAGGACCTCGAAGCCGAATATAGCAGTCTCAAGAATCAGGCTGATATCGCTCGCAACAACTTCGTGCAAATCACCCAACGGATGCAGGAGGTGCAAACGGAACGTCGGATCGAGAGCGTCCCGGTTCACCCTCTCGACAATGCCCAGATCCCCGGTGCCCCTTATTCGCCGAACATTTCCGGCATCATCAAGTCTTCCGTGATGATCTTTATCCTGGTCTTCGTGGGCGTCGCCGTGGGCCTGAGCTTCATCGACGACCGCGTGAAGTCCGCCTGGGATGTGGAACACTTTATCGGAGCCAACCTCCTGGGAATCATCCCGGACTTGAACACGCTGAAGGACGAAGAGAAATATTCGCTCGTGCTCGAGAACCGACAGGTGCCGGGAACCGAGTCTTTCCTCAGCGTCTACAGCGCCGCGAAGATCCACTCGAAACTGGACTTTCCCAAATCAATCCTGATCACCAGCACAATTCCAGGCGAAGGAAAGACCCTCGTTTCGTGTAATTTAGCCGGCGGTTTCGCCCGTCATGGGCGCAAGACGCTGCTGATCGACTGCGATCTGCGTCGGCCCATGCTCCATCGCCATTTCCAAATGGAGAACGACAAGGGCATCATCACGTGGTCTGAATCCGGTGGTGAACTAGGAGAGTCCGCGGCCGATAACTCCGAACTGGGTATCGTGCGCGTCGGTGAGAATCTTGATCTCCTGCGTTCCGGTGGACGTTCCCGTATTCCCACCGAGTTGTTGGAATCGAAGGCGTTCGTGCAACTGCTCGACCGTCTGCAGAAGGAGTATGAACTCATCGTCATCGACTCCCCTCCCCTGGGTGCAGTCACCGACTCACTGCTCATCGCCGAACACGCCGACGAGGTGATTTACGTCTGCCGCTTCAACCGCGCCTACCGCAAGCACATCCGCCAGTATGTCACGGCACTGAAGAACGCCAAACGTGAGCTGTTGGGCATCGTGCTCAACGGTCTGTCACCGCGTCGCATCGAGTATTATTCAAACTACCGTTACTACCGTAGCTACAAAAAATACTACGGCGCCGAGACCTAG
- a CDS encoding LpxI family protein, translating to MLSAYLPSDFDQTRPVTLIAGQSQYPQLVADAVREAGVPFKLIAFEEETVPELYHAVPAADRVRIKVGQLGHMLKALEKFDSGYAIMAGQITPRRLFKGLHPDLKATRILFSLKRRNAETIFGAIAEEIEKLGINLLDARSFLDAHVAPAGLFAGRKFPIPDEYLAHGVQIARECARLDIGQGCVVRKGTVLAVEAFEGTDEMIRRAGGFKTEDALFVKTVKSAQDYRFDVPCFGLRTLQSMRDAGIRAAALEAGKVLVIDRPAVEQQAHEWGISLLGTTM from the coding sequence ATGCTCTCCGCTTACCTGCCTTCCGACTTTGATCAAACGCGCCCCGTTACCTTGATTGCCGGTCAAAGCCAGTATCCCCAACTGGTGGCCGACGCCGTGCGCGAAGCCGGTGTTCCGTTCAAATTGATCGCGTTCGAAGAGGAAACGGTGCCCGAGCTTTATCATGCTGTGCCCGCCGCGGACCGGGTCCGTATCAAAGTCGGGCAACTGGGCCACATGCTCAAAGCGTTGGAAAAATTCGATTCAGGCTACGCGATCATGGCGGGACAGATTACGCCCCGCCGACTCTTCAAGGGACTCCACCCGGACCTCAAGGCGACCCGAATTCTCTTTTCTCTCAAACGCCGCAATGCCGAAACCATCTTTGGCGCGATCGCGGAGGAAATCGAAAAGCTGGGCATCAATCTATTGGACGCCCGCAGTTTTCTGGACGCGCACGTCGCACCGGCCGGGCTCTTTGCCGGCCGCAAATTCCCCATACCCGACGAGTATCTCGCCCATGGCGTGCAAATCGCCCGTGAATGCGCCCGGTTGGATATTGGCCAGGGTTGTGTCGTGCGCAAAGGCACGGTGCTGGCGGTGGAAGCATTTGAAGGCACCGACGAAATGATCCGGCGCGCCGGTGGGTTCAAAACCGAGGATGCGCTCTTCGTAAAAACGGTCAAATCGGCGCAGGACTACCGGTTTGACGTGCCGTGCTTCGGCCTGCGCACCCTGCAATCCATGCGTGATGCCGGCATCCGAGCCGCCGCGCTCGAAGCCGGCAAAGTGCTGGTTATCGACCGACCCGCCGTGGAGCAACAGGCCCACGAGTGGGGTATTTCGTTGCTCGGCACGACCATGTAA
- a CDS encoding bifunctional nuclease family protein: MQADVVEVSVRGVMPTANGCAIFLGNDDKTFVIYVDHSVGNAIQMTLDGVRKERPLTHDLIGQMFLGLGVTLEHVIINDVHEGTFFARILLRMENEIGKKIIEVDARPSDSTVLALQHKRPLFVARKVIDSVEDMTEILERVLRQRSEEATGDDSDKA; encoded by the coding sequence ATGCAAGCCGATGTAGTCGAAGTCTCCGTCCGAGGTGTGATGCCCACCGCCAATGGCTGTGCCATCTTTTTGGGCAACGACGACAAGACATTTGTCATCTACGTCGATCACTCCGTGGGCAACGCGATCCAAATGACGCTCGATGGGGTGCGCAAGGAACGCCCCCTCACCCACGACCTCATCGGCCAGATGTTCCTGGGACTCGGCGTGACGCTCGAACACGTGATCATCAACGACGTTCACGAAGGCACCTTCTTCGCGCGAATCCTCCTGCGCATGGAGAATGAAATCGGCAAAAAAATCATCGAAGTGGATGCGCGCCCCAGTGACTCGACGGTGTTGGCCCTGCAGCATAAACGACCGCTGTTCGTGGCCCGCAAGGTCATTGATTCGGTCGAGGACATGACCGAAATTCTCGAGCGGGTATTGCGTCAACGCAGTGAAGAAGCGACTGGTGATGACAGCGACAAAGCCTGA